One part of the Vibrio ponticus genome encodes these proteins:
- a CDS encoding efflux RND transporter permease subunit produces the protein MARYFIDRPIFAWVIAIIIMLAGALSIFALPVSQYPTIAPPTVVVSANYPGASAKTVEDSVTQVIEQRMTGLDHLRYISSESDSFGNASIKLTFNAEADVDIAQVQVQNKLQLAMPLLPQVVQAQGVSVNKAGSGFLMVVAFVSEDGSMDKADIGDYVASNIQDPISRVAGVGDIQLFGAQYAMRIWLDPLKLNQYNLTTNDIINALREQNAQVSAGQLGAAPSVQGQQLNATISSSSLLQTPEEFSNIVLKSDTTGAKVLLSDVAKVEKGAESYMIEGLYNGKAASGIAIQLASGANALDTKDAVLERMSELEEFFPPGLEMVVPFDTTPFVSSSIEGVVKTLLEAIVLVFVIMYLFLQNFRATLIPMIAVPVVLLGTFGILAAAGFSVNMLTMFAMVLAIGLLVDDAIVVVENVERIMSEEGCTPLEATRKSMDQITGALIGIGLTLSAVFVPMAFMSGSTGVIYRQFSITIVSAMALSVLVAMILTPALCATMLKQVEKGHAYTDKGFFGAFNRWFDSCTNRYESGVASIIKRTGRMFLVFIAITIGTGYLFLRMPTAFLPDEDQGVMFAQAILPANSSQESTLKVLDKMETYLNTQEAASVESVFTVAGFSFAGMGQNMGMAFINLKPWDERTEPGTDVQSVAGRAMGAFMQIKEAMVFAFVPPAVMELGTAGGFDFYLQDRSGHGHDALIAARNQMLGMAAQDPNLVGVRPNGQEDAPIYQLHIDHSKLRALNLNIAEVNSVLASAWGGSYVNDFIDRGRIKKVMVQGEDQYRMQPEDLDKWFVRNSMGEMVPFSAFATGSWEYGPPRLERFNGLPAVNIQGAPIPGYSTGAAMTDIENMAAKLPTGFGIEWNGLSYEERLSGNQAPALYALSILVVFLVLAALYESWSVPIAVILVVPLGVIGAIIAMNARGLPNDVFFQVGLLTTVGLATKNAILIVEFAKEYYEKGASLRDATLHAVRVRLRPILMTSLAFGLGVVPLAISSGVGSGAQNAIGTGVLGGMVGSTFLGIFFVPLFFVVVERMFSKREREEYRQSKLEKAEAK, from the coding sequence ATGGCTCGTTATTTTATCGATCGACCGATCTTTGCATGGGTGATTGCAATCATCATCATGCTTGCAGGTGCGCTGTCGATTTTTGCTCTTCCTGTATCGCAATACCCAACAATTGCGCCACCAACGGTAGTAGTAAGTGCTAACTACCCAGGTGCGTCAGCGAAGACAGTAGAAGACTCAGTAACCCAGGTTATTGAGCAACGTATGACTGGTCTTGACCACTTACGTTACATCAGCTCTGAGAGTGACAGTTTTGGTAACGCATCAATCAAGCTAACGTTTAACGCAGAAGCTGATGTTGATATCGCCCAAGTACAAGTGCAGAACAAACTGCAATTGGCAATGCCTTTGCTACCTCAAGTAGTGCAGGCTCAGGGTGTAAGCGTAAACAAAGCGGGTAGTGGTTTCTTGATGGTTGTCGCCTTCGTATCTGAAGATGGCAGCATGGATAAAGCCGATATCGGGGACTACGTAGCATCTAACATTCAAGACCCGATCAGCCGTGTGGCAGGTGTAGGTGATATTCAGTTGTTCGGTGCTCAGTACGCAATGCGTATTTGGCTCGACCCACTGAAATTGAATCAATACAACCTCACTACTAACGACATAATCAATGCGCTTCGTGAGCAAAACGCTCAGGTTTCTGCAGGTCAGTTGGGTGCTGCGCCATCTGTGCAAGGTCAGCAGCTTAACGCAACGATTTCATCGTCATCGTTACTGCAAACGCCTGAAGAGTTCAGCAACATTGTGCTGAAGTCTGATACTACAGGTGCAAAAGTATTACTAAGCGATGTAGCCAAAGTTGAAAAAGGCGCTGAAAGCTACATGATCGAAGGTCTTTATAATGGTAAAGCCGCGTCAGGTATCGCAATTCAGCTAGCGAGTGGCGCGAACGCACTAGACACTAAAGACGCCGTTCTTGAACGTATGTCTGAGCTGGAAGAGTTCTTCCCACCAGGTCTAGAAATGGTTGTACCATTCGATACTACGCCATTCGTTAGTAGCTCGATTGAAGGTGTGGTGAAGACACTGCTAGAAGCGATCGTACTGGTATTCGTTATCATGTACCTATTCTTGCAGAACTTCCGCGCTACGCTTATCCCGATGATCGCGGTTCCGGTTGTACTGCTAGGTACATTCGGTATCTTGGCGGCAGCAGGCTTCTCAGTAAACATGCTGACGATGTTTGCGATGGTACTCGCCATCGGTCTTCTGGTGGATGACGCCATCGTTGTAGTAGAGAACGTTGAACGTATCATGTCAGAAGAAGGCTGTACGCCGCTTGAAGCGACGCGTAAGTCTATGGACCAGATCACTGGTGCACTGATTGGTATCGGTCTAACGTTATCTGCGGTATTCGTTCCAATGGCATTTATGTCAGGTTCGACCGGTGTTATCTACCGTCAGTTCTCGATCACTATCGTATCTGCGATGGCGCTATCGGTACTGGTGGCGATGATTCTGACACCAGCACTTTGTGCAACTATGCTTAAGCAAGTTGAGAAAGGTCACGCTTACACAGATAAAGGCTTCTTCGGTGCATTTAACCGTTGGTTCGATAGCTGTACTAACCGTTACGAATCAGGTGTAGCGAGCATCATCAAACGTACTGGTCGTATGTTCTTGGTGTTTATCGCGATCACTATCGGTACCGGTTACCTATTCTTGCGCATGCCAACCGCCTTCCTTCCAGATGAAGACCAAGGCGTAATGTTTGCTCAAGCAATTCTGCCAGCAAACTCATCGCAAGAAAGTACGCTGAAAGTGCTGGATAAGATGGAAACCTACCTAAATACCCAAGAAGCAGCCTCTGTAGAATCTGTGTTTACCGTAGCGGGCTTCAGCTTTGCTGGTATGGGTCAAAACATGGGTATGGCGTTCATCAACCTTAAACCATGGGATGAGCGTACCGAGCCAGGTACTGACGTTCAATCTGTAGCGGGTCGCGCAATGGGCGCATTCATGCAGATCAAAGAAGCGATGGTATTTGCGTTTGTACCGCCAGCGGTAATGGAACTGGGTACAGCAGGTGGTTTTGACTTCTACCTACAAGACCGTAGTGGTCATGGTCATGATGCGCTAATTGCCGCTCGTAACCAAATGCTAGGTATGGCAGCGCAAGATCCGAACCTTGTCGGTGTTCGTCCAAATGGTCAAGAAGATGCGCCAATTTACCAATTGCACATCGACCATTCTAAACTGCGTGCGCTTAACCTAAACATTGCTGAAGTAAACTCTGTGTTGGCTTCTGCGTGGGGTGGCTCTTACGTGAACGACTTTATCGACCGTGGTCGTATCAAGAAAGTAATGGTGCAAGGTGAAGATCAATACCGCATGCAACCAGAAGACCTTGATAAGTGGTTCGTACGTAACAGCATGGGTGAGATGGTGCCATTCTCTGCATTCGCAACCGGTTCATGGGAATATGGTCCACCACGTCTAGAGCGTTTCAACGGTCTACCAGCGGTGAACATCCAAGGTGCGCCAATTCCTGGTTACAGTACGGGTGCGGCGATGACCGACATCGAAAACATGGCGGCGAAACTGCCAACGGGCTTTGGTATCGAATGGAACGGTCTATCTTATGAAGAACGTCTATCTGGTAACCAAGCGCCAGCGCTTTACGCTCTATCAATCCTAGTTGTATTCCTAGTATTGGCGGCGCTATACGAGAGCTGGTCAGTGCCTATCGCGGTAATTCTGGTTGTGCCTCTAGGTGTTATCGGTGCCATCATCGCGATGAACGCGCGTGGTCTGCCAAACGACGTATTCTTCCAAGTAGGTCTTCTAACGACTGTTGGTCTAGCGACTAAGAACGCGATCCTAATCGTTGAGTTTGCTAAAGAGTACTACGAGAAAGGTGCAAGCCTACGTGATGCAACACTGCACGCTGTGCGTGTTCGTCTACGTCCGATCCTAATGACATCACTAGCGTTCGGTCTAGGTGTTGTGCCACTAGCAATCAGCTCGGGTGTAGGTTCTGGTGCACAAAACGCTATCGGTACTGGTGTACTAGGTGGCATGGTGGGTTCTACCTTCCTAGGCATCTTCTTTGTACCGCTATTCTTCGTCGTGGTTGAACGCATGTTTAGTAAGCGTGAGCGCGAAGAGTACCGCCAAAGCAAATTGGAAAAAGCTGAAGCGAAATAA
- a CDS encoding NADP-dependent oxidoreductase: MTDPVNRRIVLASRPVGAPTAENFRQENVALPNPNDGEILLRSVYLSLDPYMRGRMNDAKSYADPVTIDEVMVGGTVCQVVETKHNNFDKGEWVLAYTGWQDYGISNGEGLIKLGMHPSHPSYALGVMGMPGFTAYMGLLDIGQPKQGDTLVVAAATGAVGSMVGQIGKLKGCRVIGVAGGEEKCRYAVEQLGFDHCIDHKADDFVEQLAAACESGIDIYYENVGGKVFDAVLPLLNTGARIPLCGLISQYNATALPDGPDRMSMLMAQLLIKRIKMQGFIIFDDYAHRYGEFAADMSKWLAEGKIHYREHLVEGLENAPQAFIGLLEGKNFGKLVIQTNQPL; this comes from the coding sequence ATGACCGACCCAGTAAATCGCCGTATCGTCCTCGCCTCTCGCCCGGTTGGGGCACCGACTGCCGAAAACTTTCGCCAAGAAAATGTCGCGCTGCCAAACCCAAATGACGGCGAAATTCTACTGCGCAGTGTCTACCTCTCTCTTGACCCATACATGCGCGGACGTATGAATGATGCCAAATCATACGCCGATCCTGTCACGATTGACGAGGTGATGGTTGGTGGCACAGTCTGTCAGGTAGTGGAAACTAAGCATAACAACTTTGATAAAGGTGAGTGGGTACTCGCTTATACCGGTTGGCAGGACTACGGCATCTCTAATGGCGAAGGATTAATTAAGCTAGGTATGCATCCAAGCCATCCTTCATACGCGCTGGGCGTTATGGGTATGCCAGGTTTTACTGCCTATATGGGACTGTTAGATATCGGTCAGCCAAAGCAAGGTGACACATTAGTGGTTGCTGCTGCAACGGGCGCTGTGGGCTCTATGGTGGGTCAAATCGGCAAGCTTAAGGGCTGTCGCGTTATTGGCGTAGCTGGCGGCGAAGAGAAATGCCGCTATGCGGTTGAACAACTTGGCTTTGATCATTGTATCGACCACAAAGCCGACGACTTTGTCGAGCAACTCGCCGCTGCATGTGAGAGCGGCATTGATATCTATTATGAGAACGTTGGCGGCAAAGTGTTTGATGCTGTATTACCACTACTCAACACTGGCGCGCGTATTCCTCTATGTGGCTTGATTTCACAATACAACGCCACCGCGCTACCTGACGGTCCAGATCGCATGTCGATGCTGATGGCGCAACTGCTGATCAAGCGCATCAAGATGCAAGGCTTTATCATCTTTGATGACTACGCACACCGCTACGGCGAGTTCGCGGCTGATATGTCGAAATGGCTAGCAGAGGGCAAAATTCACTACCGTGAGCATCTTGTAGAAGGGCTGGAAAATGCGCCCCAAGCATTCATCGGTCTGCTAGAAGGTAAGAACTTTGGTAAGCTCGTTATCCAAACCAATCAACCACTTTAG
- a CDS encoding TetR/AcrR family transcriptional regulator, producing the protein MNAKTNDTRQHILEVGYRLIVNKGFTAVGLSELLKAADVPKGSFYHYFKSKEQFGEALIEEYFRSYLQRIDVLFSNPELPAYQRLINYFSMWLEVNNGVCNANKCLVVKLSAEVSDLSDAMRISLARGASQIIQALENCIEQGIQDGSIDVSNSNQIASQLYQQWLGASLLNKLMPDQTHLELSLIATQQLLKA; encoded by the coding sequence ATGAACGCAAAAACCAACGACACGCGCCAACATATCTTAGAGGTTGGCTATCGGCTTATCGTCAACAAAGGCTTTACCGCAGTCGGCTTATCCGAGCTGCTCAAAGCGGCTGATGTACCTAAAGGTTCCTTCTATCACTACTTCAAATCCAAAGAGCAATTTGGTGAAGCGCTGATCGAAGAGTACTTCCGTAGCTACTTGCAGCGAATTGATGTCTTGTTCAGCAACCCTGAACTGCCCGCTTACCAACGCCTAATTAACTACTTCTCAATGTGGCTAGAAGTAAACAACGGTGTCTGCAATGCCAATAAATGCTTGGTGGTGAAATTAAGCGCCGAAGTCTCCGATCTTTCCGATGCAATGCGTATCTCACTCGCGCGAGGTGCATCGCAAATCATTCAGGCACTCGAAAATTGTATTGAGCAAGGGATCCAAGATGGCTCTATTGACGTATCAAACAGTAATCAGATTGCTTCCCAGCTGTATCAACAGTGGTTAGGCGCGAGCCTGCTTAACAAACTGATGCCTGATCAAACCCACCTTGAGCTAAGTTTGATCGCCACACAACAGCTATTAAAAGCTTAA
- a CDS encoding GNAT family N-acetyltransferase, with translation MKTIRTQLRAFTVTDYQCLVDWIDSDELNYLWGGPKFCFPLTQQQLDEHCANPDVYAYLFCVDQANAGYVELYRESLNSFKICRVFISKEFRGQQLSQVMLTQLMQNAQSEFNATSLSLAVFSHNQVAKRCYQSLGFTTTKVEQGICQFQGQQWDLEMMHKVLD, from the coding sequence ATGAAAACCATACGCACCCAACTTAGAGCCTTCACTGTAACGGATTATCAGTGTCTAGTTGATTGGATTGATAGCGATGAGCTCAATTACCTTTGGGGTGGTCCTAAATTCTGTTTTCCACTGACTCAACAGCAGTTGGATGAACACTGCGCCAACCCTGACGTTTATGCTTATCTGTTTTGCGTTGATCAAGCCAACGCGGGGTATGTAGAGCTGTATCGAGAATCTCTCAATAGCTTTAAGATCTGCCGCGTATTTATCAGCAAAGAATTTCGTGGTCAGCAGTTATCGCAAGTGATGCTGACACAATTGATGCAAAATGCGCAAAGTGAGTTTAATGCCACTTCATTGTCTCTTGCGGTGTTTAGTCACAATCAAGTGGCAAAACGTTGTTATCAGTCGCTGGGTTTTACTACCACAAAGGTTGAGCAGGGAATATGTCAATTCCAAGGTCAGCAATGGGATCTAGAGATGATGCATAAAGTACTAGATTAA
- a CDS encoding CatA-like O-acetyltransferase: protein MAYTVLDVAQWARAEHFKFYQGFSHPWYNICSNLDVSELYRYCKQHGHRFFHAYLYLTQQALNKSEPMATRLVGDEVRIYSPMHVSVAILADDDTVRFCDLPYQPKFADFCHSATETEQRVKNTPFILEQFIGQEMLQNTIHLTVLPWVDFTSMSHARDTNFPDSVPKMAYGKLTQEGEGWRMPLSLEVHHGLMDGLHVGQFIHTLQSLFNNPQLLDDNSDG, encoded by the coding sequence ATGGCATATACAGTGCTGGATGTCGCTCAATGGGCGCGCGCTGAACACTTCAAGTTTTACCAAGGCTTTAGCCACCCTTGGTACAATATCTGTAGCAACCTCGATGTCAGTGAGCTTTATCGATACTGTAAGCAGCACGGACATCGATTCTTCCATGCTTATCTCTATCTAACTCAGCAGGCGCTTAATAAGAGTGAACCTATGGCAACGCGCTTGGTTGGGGATGAAGTGCGCATCTACTCACCGATGCATGTTAGCGTCGCGATTCTTGCTGACGATGATACGGTGCGTTTTTGTGACCTGCCTTATCAACCTAAGTTCGCGGATTTCTGCCACAGCGCTACTGAAACCGAGCAGAGAGTGAAAAACACGCCGTTCATTTTAGAGCAGTTTATTGGTCAAGAGATGTTGCAAAACACCATTCATCTGACGGTTCTGCCATGGGTTGATTTCACCAGTATGAGCCATGCACGAGATACCAACTTTCCCGATAGTGTGCCTAAAATGGCGTATGGTAAGTTAACCCAAGAAGGTGAAGGTTGGCGTATGCCACTATCACTTGAAGTGCATCATGGTTTGATGGATGGTTTGCATGTCGGTCAGTTCATTCATACCCTGCAATCGCTATTCAATAATCCTCAGTTGCTCGACGACAACTCTGATGGCTAA
- a CDS encoding LysR family transcriptional regulator translates to MDRITSMEIFVRAVQLGSFAAVADERGISAQMVGKHVRGLEAGLGTKLLAKSTRFQKVTAAGERYYQRCLTILAELKAAEEDIYRNMNEPSGTLKICTGVNVGIKVLAPSLARFMQRYPKLEIDLVVDNRLPDIKKDGFEVIFRDKVDGYENLIAHKLKSFEMIVCASPEYLQQHGTPNHPDELSDHQCLQSSLLYLNHNWSFFDGKQHFKPEVSSKLTINSGQAMMSAAIEGAGITMQPIFQVNNALKDGRLIQVLADYQLPEVSLYMIYLPSLRNTARLTLLKEHLQQTLKQYV, encoded by the coding sequence ATGGATCGAATTACCAGCATGGAAATTTTTGTACGTGCGGTACAACTTGGCTCCTTTGCCGCCGTTGCGGACGAACGTGGCATTAGCGCACAAATGGTCGGCAAACATGTTCGAGGCTTAGAGGCAGGGCTAGGCACTAAGCTGCTGGCTAAATCGACCCGTTTTCAAAAGGTCACTGCCGCAGGAGAACGCTACTACCAACGCTGTTTAACTATCCTAGCTGAGCTCAAAGCCGCAGAAGAAGACATCTACCGCAACATGAACGAGCCCAGTGGCACGCTTAAGATTTGCACTGGTGTGAATGTTGGCATCAAAGTATTAGCGCCAAGCCTTGCACGCTTTATGCAGCGCTACCCAAAGTTAGAGATTGATCTGGTGGTCGACAATCGCCTGCCTGATATTAAGAAAGATGGCTTTGAAGTGATTTTCCGCGACAAAGTGGATGGCTATGAAAACCTCATCGCCCACAAACTAAAAAGCTTTGAGATGATTGTCTGTGCCTCACCTGAGTATTTGCAGCAGCACGGCACACCAAACCATCCAGATGAGTTAAGCGATCACCAATGTTTACAATCGAGCTTGCTCTATTTAAACCATAACTGGAGCTTTTTTGATGGTAAACAACACTTTAAGCCCGAGGTATCCTCTAAACTCACCATCAATAGCGGTCAAGCGATGATGAGCGCAGCGATTGAGGGCGCAGGCATTACGATGCAACCTATCTTTCAAGTCAATAATGCGCTAAAAGATGGGCGCTTGATTCAAGTTCTCGCGGATTATCAATTGCCAGAGGTTAGCCTATACATGATTTACCTGCCCTCTTTACGCAATACCGCCAGATTGACCTTGCTTAAAGAGCATCTACAACAAACCCTAAAACAATACGTATAA
- a CDS encoding DUF1656 domain-containing protein, which yields MINITSKSFRLCSNPILISLRGSALLIAIPQEIAIGDIYLPPLLVAGFFGVICTSLTTRLLNRLRWHRYVVSPPLVEMSMAIIYTVLIGTFVFPS from the coding sequence GTGATTAACATCACGTCGAAATCATTCCGATTGTGTTCCAACCCGATTTTAATTTCCCTGCGAGGCTCTGCATTGCTCATTGCTATTCCCCAAGAAATTGCCATTGGAGATATCTATTTGCCACCGTTATTAGTGGCGGGTTTCTTCGGTGTTATTTGTACCTCACTGACTACGCGGCTTCTCAATCGCTTGCGTTGGCATCGCTATGTTGTCAGCCCGCCATTGGTCGAGATGTCGATGGCGATTATTTATACCGTGCTGATTGGTACGTTTGTTTTTCCTAGTTGA
- a CDS encoding HlyD family secretion protein, producing the protein MKKRVFVTGLIVVLALMAIGWKYQQYITNPWTRDGQVRAQIVQVTPRVTGPLVAIHVSDNSEVKAGQLLFEVDPRTYQAALAKAQASLVQAETLLKRATDESHRGHSLARKQPGSISQLMLTQQANAVESAKAGVTVAKAALEEAQLNLSFTQITAPVDGYITNLNLRVGSQVVANQPMVALVDKNSFWIEGFFKETDINDVISGAPATVTLMSYHGQPLQAQVDSIGYGIAHKDGSTGVSLLPNVSPTFQWIRLAQRIPVRVRLETLPSDIQLRVGSSATIVIHKHPQLDLESLIANLAE; encoded by the coding sequence GTGAAGAAGCGAGTTTTTGTAACCGGTTTAATTGTCGTATTGGCGCTAATGGCGATCGGTTGGAAGTATCAGCAGTACATCACCAATCCTTGGACGCGTGATGGGCAAGTACGCGCGCAAATTGTGCAAGTCACCCCACGTGTCACCGGACCATTAGTTGCGATTCATGTGAGCGACAACAGCGAAGTCAAAGCTGGGCAACTGTTGTTCGAAGTCGATCCGCGAACTTATCAAGCGGCGCTTGCCAAAGCACAGGCAAGCCTTGTTCAGGCAGAGACATTATTGAAACGTGCCACGGATGAATCTCATCGCGGGCATTCTCTTGCTCGTAAGCAGCCGGGCTCGATTTCACAACTGATGCTGACACAACAAGCCAATGCGGTTGAGTCGGCTAAAGCGGGTGTGACGGTGGCGAAAGCCGCACTTGAAGAGGCGCAACTGAACTTAAGCTTTACCCAAATTACGGCGCCAGTGGATGGTTACATCACCAACTTGAATCTGCGCGTTGGTAGCCAAGTGGTGGCGAACCAGCCGATGGTTGCTTTGGTGGATAAAAATAGCTTCTGGATTGAAGGCTTTTTCAAAGAGACCGATATCAATGATGTGATTTCTGGTGCGCCAGCCACGGTTACTTTGATGTCCTATCACGGTCAGCCTTTGCAAGCGCAAGTGGACAGCATTGGCTACGGCATTGCACATAAAGATGGCAGTACCGGTGTTTCGCTGCTACCCAATGTTAGCCCGACTTTTCAATGGATTCGACTGGCGCAACGCATTCCTGTGCGCGTACGTTTAGAAACGCTACCTAGCGATATACAGTTGCGTGTTGGCTCAAGTGCCACCATTGTGATTCACAAACACCCTCAGCTCGATTTGGAGTCACTCATCGCTAATCTTGCGGAGTAA